In Actinoplanes derwentensis, the following proteins share a genomic window:
- a CDS encoding transposase family protein — protein sequence MLAYRAMVDVPRELVQYVARLLHAERRARGTRKKTRALTCFYQALLVLVWFRKQEDLTLLGAGFGVSRATAYRYRDEGIAVLAAQAQDLHTALKRVAADGWSYVILDGKLFDCDRLTETTLSVKGKTIDAWFSGKHRDFGANIQAIMRPDGLPIWTSAAMPGHLHDTSCARDLGVTAALNWSAAELDLPALADSGYESTGQGIKTPIKQPADGKPLAVDNRAYNRLLRGLRWQGERGFAILVGRWKALRRTTISPRRTGDVVAAALHLTHFEYKYLTGSC from the coding sequence GTGCTGGCTTATCGTGCCATGGTCGACGTCCCGAGGGAACTGGTGCAGTACGTGGCGCGGTTGCTCCATGCCGAGCGCCGCGCCCGTGGCACGCGGAAGAAGACACGTGCGCTGACCTGCTTCTACCAGGCGTTACTCGTACTCGTCTGGTTCCGTAAGCAGGAAGACCTGACACTGCTGGGCGCCGGTTTCGGGGTCTCCCGGGCGACCGCGTACCGCTACCGCGACGAGGGCATCGCGGTGCTCGCCGCCCAGGCACAGGACCTGCACACCGCTCTGAAGCGGGTCGCCGCCGACGGCTGGTCGTACGTCATCCTCGACGGCAAACTGTTCGACTGCGACCGGCTGACCGAGACCACCCTGTCGGTCAAGGGAAAGACGATCGACGCCTGGTTCTCCGGAAAGCACCGCGACTTCGGCGCGAACATTCAGGCGATCATGCGCCCGGACGGACTGCCGATCTGGACATCGGCGGCGATGCCGGGGCATCTGCACGACACCAGCTGCGCCCGCGACCTCGGCGTCACCGCCGCCCTGAACTGGTCCGCCGCCGAACTCGACCTGCCGGCCTTGGCCGACTCCGGCTACGAAAGCACTGGTCAGGGCATCAAAACCCCAATCAAGCAACCGGCCGACGGTAAACCCCTCGCCGTCGACAACCGCGCCTACAACCGGCTCCTACGCGGTCTGCGCTGGCAGGGCGAACGCGGCTTCGCGATCCTCGTCGGACGCTGGAAAGCCCTGCGCCGCACCACGATAAGCCCACGCCGCACCGGCGATGTCGTCGCCGCCGCGCTGCACCTGACCCATTTCGAATACAAATACCTAACCGGATCTTGCTGA
- a CDS encoding IS30 family transposase, which produces MLTLVDREEISRGLAEGLEFKEIARLISRNPSVVSRDVARHGGRAEYRAVTADQLALTGRLRPKAYAVDRSPRLRTVVTQLLKGGWSPASIAGRLPRDYRDDQAVRVSHEAIYQWVYAQPVSALARELLKLRTGRTARRSGPRPAPAPRIREPRYLDERPAEVEDRQVPGHWEGDLVIGKAGRSAVATLVERTSRMLVLVPLTGRDALTVGDAVIAAAGTLPPQIARSLTWDCGSEMAGHARITAAGLPVYFARPHSPWQRGSNENANRILREYFPKGVPITSDPKYLAMVASEINDRPRKIHNWKKPSEIFAELVEENASTA; this is translated from the coding sequence ATGTTGACCCTGGTCGATCGTGAAGAGATCTCCCGTGGCTTGGCCGAGGGCCTGGAATTCAAGGAGATTGCCCGGCTGATCAGCCGGAACCCGTCGGTGGTCTCACGGGACGTGGCCCGCCACGGCGGCCGGGCGGAGTACCGGGCCGTGACTGCGGACCAGTTGGCGCTGACCGGTCGGTTGCGGCCGAAGGCGTACGCGGTCGACCGGTCACCACGGCTGCGGACGGTGGTCACGCAGCTGCTCAAGGGCGGCTGGTCGCCGGCGTCGATCGCGGGCCGGTTGCCGCGCGACTACCGCGACGATCAGGCTGTACGGGTGTCACACGAAGCGATCTACCAGTGGGTCTACGCCCAGCCGGTGTCCGCCCTGGCTCGGGAACTGCTGAAGCTGCGCACCGGCCGGACCGCCCGCCGTTCGGGCCCCCGCCCGGCCCCGGCCCCGCGGATCCGTGAGCCCCGCTACCTCGACGAACGCCCCGCCGAGGTCGAGGACCGGCAGGTGCCCGGCCACTGGGAAGGCGACCTCGTGATCGGCAAGGCCGGCAGGTCCGCAGTCGCGACCCTGGTCGAGCGGACCTCCCGGATGCTGGTCCTGGTCCCGTTGACCGGACGCGACGCGCTGACCGTCGGCGACGCGGTGATCGCCGCCGCCGGAACGCTGCCGCCACAGATCGCCCGCTCGCTGACCTGGGACTGCGGCTCCGAGATGGCCGGACACGCACGGATCACCGCCGCCGGGCTGCCGGTCTACTTCGCCCGCCCGCACTCACCATGGCAGCGCGGCAGCAACGAGAACGCGAACCGCATCCTGCGCGAGTACTTCCCGAAAGGCGTCCCGATCACATCAGATCCGAAATACCTGGCAATGGTGGCTTCCGAAATCAATGACCGACCCCGTAAGATCCACAATTGGAAGAAGCCCTCCGAGATATTCGCCGAACTCGTAGAGGAAAATGCTTCGACTGCCTGA
- a CDS encoding tyrosine-type recombinase/integrase codes for MDDRVWLSYERHLRLRGISAQTVTNYRKSRAKVADFTGGPVHTASRLDLEELLESWIGKFKGSTRLHHYINLGAYFNWCVSEEHISRNPLKGLPQPSIDDVPPRVLSEVELRKLIKACDGPNLRDKRDAAIIRLMSEAGGMRNTEVRLLRVEDIDWLNQVANVSVSKTYLRPIPFGDKTARAIEQYMKLREKHRQSGSPWLWLTGRQSDLGMGITTLRDIVVRRAKKAGLGHVDAKSIRHTAADRAMEAGISTPDMNKLFGWSERSIMTSVYGRARAQQRALGAARSAKLGDRL; via the coding sequence ATGGACGATCGCGTCTGGCTCAGCTACGAGCGGCACTTACGGCTACGCGGCATCAGCGCTCAGACAGTCACCAACTACCGGAAGTCCAGAGCCAAAGTCGCTGACTTCACTGGTGGGCCTGTACACACTGCCAGCAGGCTAGACCTGGAAGAACTGTTAGAGTCCTGGATCGGCAAGTTCAAAGGCTCCACACGGCTGCACCATTACATCAACCTGGGTGCCTACTTCAACTGGTGCGTCTCCGAGGAACACATCTCCCGGAACCCGCTCAAGGGCCTGCCACAACCGAGCATCGACGACGTACCACCTCGGGTGCTCTCTGAGGTTGAACTCCGGAAGCTGATCAAAGCGTGTGACGGACCCAATCTGCGAGACAAGCGGGACGCCGCCATAATCCGTCTGATGAGTGAAGCTGGTGGGATGCGCAACACAGAGGTTCGGTTGCTGCGCGTCGAAGACATCGATTGGTTGAATCAGGTGGCTAACGTCTCCGTCTCCAAGACCTATCTGCGTCCGATCCCGTTCGGAGACAAGACAGCGCGAGCCATCGAGCAATATATGAAGCTACGCGAGAAGCACAGGCAATCCGGATCACCCTGGTTGTGGCTTACCGGAAGGCAATCGGACCTGGGGATGGGTATCACAACTCTCAGAGACATCGTCGTCCGTCGGGCCAAGAAAGCTGGTCTGGGTCACGTGGATGCAAAGTCGATCCGCCACACAGCAGCAGATCGAGCTATGGAAGCTGGTATCTCGACACCGGACATGAACAAGCTGTTTGGATGGTCTGAGCGAAGCATCATGACGAGTGTCTACGGCAGAGCACGTGCTCAGCAACGGGCGTTAGGTGCTGCTCGTTCAGCCAAGCTCGGAGACAGGCTGTAA
- a CDS encoding IS5 family transposase: MNVRKPYPSDVTDEQWALIGPFLDAWRAKRVSVAGRVGDQDLREIVNAILYQNRTGCQWAYLPHDLPQKPVTYYYFGLWRDDGTDAAIHDLLRCQAREKAGRAEDPTAVILDTQSIRAANHVPAATTGKDAGKKVPGRKRGLAVDALGLIIAVIVTAASVTDNAIGIRLLDKVAEHTPTVTRAFVDAGFKQDFALHGAVLGIDVEVVKRSDVRPGFVPVKKRWLVEQVNGTLMLHRRLTREYESRPESSVSRTLWASTANIVRRLTNAVTPTWR, from the coding sequence ATGAACGTGCGTAAGCCGTACCCCAGTGACGTCACCGATGAACAGTGGGCGCTGATCGGCCCGTTCCTGGACGCCTGGAGAGCCAAACGGGTCTCGGTCGCGGGACGCGTGGGCGACCAGGATCTCCGAGAGATCGTGAACGCGATCCTGTATCAGAACCGGACCGGCTGCCAGTGGGCGTACCTGCCGCACGATCTGCCCCAGAAGCCGGTGACCTACTACTACTTCGGGTTGTGGCGTGATGACGGCACCGATGCCGCGATTCATGACCTGCTGCGCTGTCAGGCCCGCGAGAAGGCCGGCCGTGCCGAGGACCCGACCGCGGTCATCCTGGACACCCAGTCGATCCGGGCCGCGAACCACGTCCCCGCCGCGACCACCGGCAAAGACGCCGGCAAGAAGGTTCCCGGCCGCAAACGCGGCCTGGCCGTGGACGCTCTCGGCCTGATCATCGCGGTGATCGTGACCGCCGCGTCCGTGACCGACAACGCGATCGGGATCCGGCTGCTGGACAAGGTCGCCGAACACACGCCGACGGTGACCCGTGCCTTCGTCGACGCCGGGTTCAAACAGGACTTCGCCCTGCACGGTGCCGTGCTGGGCATCGACGTGGAGGTCGTGAAACGCTCCGATGTCCGGCCCGGGTTCGTGCCGGTGAAGAAGCGATGGCTGGTCGAGCAGGTCAACGGCACCCTGATGCTGCACCGGCGGCTGACCCGCGAATACGAGAGCCGGCCCGAATCGAGCGTGTCACGCACGCTCTGGGCCTCCACGGCCAACATCGTGCGTCGGCTGACGAACGCCGTCACGCCGACCTGGCGGTGA
- a CDS encoding peptidoglycan-binding domain-containing protein gives MNKKYPNRKKTSDGTLGDQAHKSRVSEHNPDGDGTIDAWDMDCNLLGSSNDTGSAAEDAEVRKVIAEFLKQPQAQLVIYNKHIHNVDIDEPGEWRWYGDWSSGKNPHDHHAHLQSKQSREDITYKGNLDGVVNAQPKPATGELSRGDTGERVKALQRGLRKVFPLYSGDLEVDGQYGLRTEKAVAQFQKRSGLKVDGVVGGITRAALAKHGIKL, from the coding sequence GTGAACAAGAAGTACCCGAACCGCAAGAAGACTTCGGACGGAACCCTGGGTGACCAGGCACATAAGTCTCGGGTTTCGGAACACAACCCAGATGGTGACGGCACGATCGACGCTTGGGACATGGACTGTAACCTCCTCGGCTCCTCTAACGACACTGGTTCTGCTGCTGAAGACGCAGAGGTTCGTAAGGTCATAGCCGAATTCTTGAAGCAGCCACAGGCTCAACTCGTCATCTACAACAAGCACATTCATAACGTCGACATCGACGAACCTGGTGAATGGCGTTGGTACGGCGACTGGTCTAGCGGCAAAAACCCCCATGACCATCACGCTCATTTGCAGTCTAAGCAGTCCAGAGAAGACATCACCTACAAGGGCAACCTTGACGGTGTGGTGAATGCTCAGCCGAAGCCTGCTACTGGTGAGCTCAGTCGAGGCGACACGGGCGAACGAGTGAAAGCTCTTCAGCGTGGTTTGCGCAAAGTCTTTCCGCTGTACTCCGGTGACCTCGAAGTCGATGGGCAGTACGGTTTGCGCACGGAAAAAGCTGTAGCCCAGTTCCAGAAACGCTCTGGACTGAAGGTCGATGGTGTCGTCGGCGGCATCACGAGAGCAGCGCTCGCGAAGCACGGAATCAAACTCTGA